A single region of the Manihot esculenta cultivar AM560-2 chromosome 12, M.esculenta_v8, whole genome shotgun sequence genome encodes:
- the LOC122721302 gene encoding uncharacterized protein LOC122721302, translating to MGNSGSDSSRSLLEDWEWPLLVKLAVGWPAPSASSLNEWFSLALSSASVENASLMLMILWALWQNRNNVVWKCQGQTASGVFFMALNFLQQWKATCVVSPVSTIIDSARLGWSPPPHGWIKANIDASLSLQRGSVGFGCVIRNDDRSFVAVRADSFYSQMDAKCAEAMTFRKVLSWIKECGWDRVLFELDAQVLVISVNCALLDDLSSFGLLVQDCKLLLSSYEEAKCVFVYRSANDVTHVPATSAHSESGQGVLS from the exons ATGGGAAACTCGGGGTCTGATTCGAGCCGGAGCTTACTGGAGGATTGGGAATGGCCG CTGCTGGTTAAGCTCGCCGTGGGTTGGCCTGCGCCTTCTGCATCTTCTTTAAATGAGTGGTTTTCTTTAGCCTTGTCTTCTGCTTCTGTGGAAAATGCCTCTCTTATGCTAATGATCTTATGGGCTTTATGGCAAAACAGGAACAATGTTGTATGGAAGTGCCAGGGTCAGACTGCGagtggtgtgttcttcatggctctgaattttttgcagcaatggaAAGCAACCTGTGTCGTTTCCCCAGTAAGCACCATTATTGATTCGGCTCGCCTGGGCTGGTCTCCTCCGCCGCACGGTTGGATCAAGGCGAACATTGACGCCTCTTTAAGCTTGCAACGAGGTTCGGTAGGTTTCGGTTGTGTAATCAGGAATGATGATAGGAGTTTTGTGGCTGTTAGAGCAGACTCTTTTTATAGCCAAATGGATGCAAAGTGTGCCGAAGCTATGACATTTCGGAAAGtattgagctggattaaagagtgtggATGGGATCGAGTCCTTTTTGAATTGGATGCTCAGGTACTTGTGATATCAGTTAATTGTGCTTTGTTGGATGATTTATCGTCTTTTGGccttttggttcaagattgCAAACTGCTTCTATCTAGTTATGAGGAAGCAAAGTGTGTTTTTGTTTATAGATCTGCGAATGATGTTACTCATGTTCCAGcaacatcggctcattctgagtcaggtcaaggagttttGAGTTGA